One Burkholderia sp. 9120 genomic window, CTGCACGCCGGCTCGCTGGAACGCGACGGCGGCCGGCAGGTTGTGCTGGATGTGCTGGTCAGCAATACGCGTGCATACGCTCTGTACCGGCGGCTCGGGTTCATCGAGTTGCCGCGCCGTGCACCGGTTTCGCCGCGCCTGCCGCGCGAACTCGAATCGGTGCGGATGCAGTTTGTCGGCAGAGGCTGAGCGGGCGGTTCGACTCCCCCAGTTCAGCGGATTCAGGAATCAATAAGCCGCAGCGCAGGCGGCGCCATGACGGGTTGAGAGGTCTGTCTGGCGTTAGCGCTGTGGGACGAAGGTTTCACACCTCAATAAAAATACGTAGGAAGGGTAAGAGCATGCAGATTCATCCGGTGATTCTTTGCGGTGGAAGCGGCACCCGGTTGTGGCCGATGTCGCGTGGCGGCTATCCGAAACAGTATTTGAAGCTGACGGGCGACAACACGCTGGTTCAACAGACCGTGATGCGCCTGCGCGGCGTGGCGGACATTGCCGCGCCGATCGTCGTCACGAATAATGACCAGCGTTTTCTCGTGGCCGAACAGTTGCGTCAGGTGAACGTGGCGGCCTCGGCGATCGTGCTCGAACCGGCCAGCCGCAACACGGCGCCGGCTATCGCGATCGCGGCGTTGCTGGCGCTGCGCGATTCGCCCGAGTCGCTGCTGCTCGTGCTGCCGTCCGATCACGTGATCGCCGGTGAAGCTGCGTTCGTCAAGGCCGCCTCGGCCGCGGCGCAGATCGCCAAAGACGGCTTCCTGGTCACGTTCGGCATTACGCCGACCGAGCCGCATACCGGTTACGGCTACATTCGCACGGGCGCGAGTCTCGCCGACGGTACGACGGCTTTCGCGGTCGACTCGTTCGTCGAAAAGCCGGATGCCGAGACGGCCCAGCGTTTCATCGCGCAAGGCGGTTACTACTGGAACAGCGGCATGTTCATGCTGAAGGCTTCCACCTACATGGAAGAGCTGCGCCGCTTCGAACCGGAAATCGCGTTGCAGGCCGAGCTTTCGCTGAAGGCCGCGCAGCATGACAACGACTTCGTGCGTCTGGACGAAGCGACCTTCTCCGCAAGCCCGAACATCTCGGTCGACAACGCGGTGATGGAAAAGACCCGGCGCGCCGCCGTGGTGACCGTGTCGGATCTCGGCTGGAACGATATCGGCTCATGGACCGCGCTGGCCGACATTGCCGAGCGCGACGCGCAGAGCAATGCGCTGTTCGGCGACGTGCTGACCGATGCCGTCAGCAATTCGTACATTCGCGCCGAGCACCGCCTGGTGGCGGCGATCGGTCTGGACAACGTGGTGATCGTCGAGACCGCCGACGCGGTGCTGGTTGCGCATCGCGATCAGGCGCAAGACGTGAAGAAGATCGTCGCGCAGTTGAACGCGATGGGCCGTCACGAGTCCGTCACCCACCGCCGCGTGGTGCGGCCGTGGGGCTCGTATGAAGGCATCGACAGCGGCGACCGCTTCCAGGTCAAGCGCATTGTGGTGAGCCCGGGCGCGCAACTGAGTCTGCAGATGCATCATCATCGCGCGGAACATTGGATCGTCGTGAAGGGCACCGCGCTCGTGACGAACGGCGACAAGGAAATCGTGCTGACCGAGAATCAGTCGACCTACATTCCGCTCGGCGTCACGCACCGTTTGCTGAACCCGGGCAAGATTCCGCTCGAGCTGATCGAGGTGCAGTCGGGTGCGTATCTCGGCGAGGACGACATCGTTCGTTTCGAAGACACCTACGGCCGCGTGCCGAAGGCTTGAGGATTGATACTCGACACTCGACACGAGGATTGACCTGTGCGGGTACAACGCGTTAGCATCGACTCCATGACCGCTTCTATCGTTTCCCTTCCGTCTGCTTTGCGCGCATGCTGTCGCGGCCTGCCGAGGGGAGCTTGCGTCTAGCGAGTCGATCTGTACACGTCCGCATCCCTGAGGCCACCCGTCACACGACCGGTGGCCTTTTTGTTTTTTGGTCCGCTGATTTTGCTGATGCAATCGCTCAGCGCTGAAGGAAACCCCTATGCCGCTCGCTCTCTACGACACCTGGTCGCGCACGTTGCGCCCGTTCACGCCGCTTCGACCGGATCACGTCGGCCTGTATTGCTGCGGCCCGACCGTGTATGACCACGCGCATATCGGCAATCTGCGGACCTATGTGTTCGAGGACGTGCTGCGCCGCGCGTTGGTGCAGAACGGCTACACCGTGCGGCACGTGGTGAATATCACCGACGTCGGTCATCTGGTCTCCGACGCGGATGACGGCGAGGACAAGATGGAGAAGGGCAGCCGGCGCACCGGCGAAACGGCATGGGCCATTGCCGAACGCTACACCGCGGCGTTCCAGCACGACTGGCGCGCGTTGAACCTGCTGGAGCCGACGCTCTGGTGCCGCGCGACCGATCATATCGCCGAGCAGATCGACTTCATTGCCGAACTCGAGCGTCACGGCTACACGTACCGCACGGCGGACGGTATCTACTTCGACACAGCCAGGCAGGACGATTACGGCTATCTCGCGCGGCTCGACATAACGGGTCTGCAAGCCGGCAAGCGGGTGGCCGTGGGCGACAAGCAGCGCGCGACGGACTTCGCGCTGTGGAAGTTCAGCCCGCCCGGCAGCACGCGGCAGATGGAGTGGGAAAGTCCGTGGGGCGTCGGCTTTCCGGGTTGGCACATCGAGTGTTCGGCGATGTCGGCAAAGTATCTCGGTCCGTGGTTCGATATTCATTGCGGCGGCGAAGATCATATCGCCGTGCATCACAGCAATGAAATCGCGCAGACCCAGGCGCGCCACGGCACGCGGCTCGCCAACTTCTGGCTGCATGGGCATTTCCTGATGCTCGACGCGGGCAAGATGGCGAAGTCGGGTGGCGACTTCGTGCGCTTGCAGACCTTGATCGAGCGTGGCGTCGATCCACTGGCTTATCGCTACCTGTGCCTGGGCGCGCACTACCGCAGCAGTTTGCGGTTCAACATGGAAGCGCTGGATGCCGCGCAAGCCGCGTTGGACCGCTTGCGTAAGGCGTATCGGCAATGGCCTGAGGGTGGGGCGCCGGACGCTGAAGCGGTCGCGCGTTTCAACGCCGAGGTCGATCAGGATCTGAACCTGCCGCGCGCGCTCGCTGTGTTGTGGGACGTGGTGCGAAGCGATCTGCCGGCCGCCACGCGACGGGCGACGGTGGATTGCTTCGACCCGGTGCTCGGGCTGCGGCTCGCGGACTGGCGCGAGGACGTGGTGACGATTCCCGCCGGGATCGCGCGGCTGGCCACGCAACGCGACGAGGCGCGTGCCGCGAAAAACTGGAGCGAGGCGGATCGTTTGCGTGAGCAGTTGCGTATCGAGGGCTGGCAGATGGAAGACAGCGCGAACGGACAGGTGCTGCGCCCGCTCGACTGAGGGCTCACGCGGTTGAGTTCGTCGGACGGCGAAGCGGTGCATCTGAGCGATCTGGCGGGGCGCATGGTGATCCACGCGCACCCGTGGAAGACGCCGGGCAGTGAGCGCTGCCGTTTGGTACTGGCGCAATTCTGTGCACAATGAGTGGAAGCATGCGCGCTCGCGCATGCTTCGCCGATACCCGTCAGCCAGAAAGGAGCACGCATGAGCCAGCTTAAAGCCGTCGATTACGCCGCGGCATCGCCCGAAGTCAAAGCCGTGTACGACGACATCAAGCAGACCCGTCAGGTCGAGGACGTCAACAATTTCTGGAAGTTCATCGCCCATCATCCGCCCACGCTCGCGCGCACCTGGGACAGCTTGAAAGACGTGATGGCGCCGGGTGCGCTCGATCCGCTGATCAAGGAATTGCTGTACGTCGCGGTGAGCGTGACGAACAACTGCGGCTACTGCGTGGCGAGCCATACGGCCGCCGCGCGTCGCGCCGGTATGACCGACGAGATGTTCGGCGAACTGCTGGCCGTGGTCGGCATGGCGAACGAGACCAACCGGCTGGCGGTGGGATACCGCGTGCCGATCGATCCGGCGTTTGAATAGATGAGTAGAGGCTTGGGCAGGCGTTCGGGCAGGCGATTGAATGCGTATTGATGCCCACTTTGACGTGCGCTTCAACGCTCGCTCTTGACGCTCGCTTTTAACCCCTGCTCTTAACCCCCGCTCTTAACCCCGTTAAGCCCCGCGCCATCCCGCAAGCAGCGCCGGCAGTTCGGCCATGTCGCGAAACACCTGCACCGCGCCGACGCCATGCAGCGCGGTCACGCTGCTATGGCCGAGTTCCTGCGGGCAATAGCCGAACACGGTGGCGCCGGCCGCGACGCCCGCGGTCGCGCCCGTCACCGTATCTTCCACCACCGCGCAACGCTTCGGGTCTACGCCCAATCCGGCGGCCGCGGCCAGGTAAACATCGGGAAACGGCTTGTTGCGCGGCGTTTCGTGACCGCTGAAAACGCGTCCTTCGAAGCAGTCGAGAATGCCCGCCTTGACGAGCTGCAACTCCACCTTGATACGATCCGCGCCGGACGCCACCGCGATGCGTCCATTCAACGCCGCATGCAGCGCCCGCACCGCCGACGCCGAGCCGGGAATCGCCACCAGTTCGCGCTCGAGTGCCGCATTGCGCCGCGCGCGAAACTGCATCAGCCACTCAGGGGTAATCGCGACGCCGGTACGCGCTTCGATCAGCGCCGCTTCGTCCCGAACCGCCTTGCCGACGAAAATGCGCATGGTTTCCGCCACGCTCAACTGCCAGCCCAACTCGCCGAGCATCTCGCACAGCACGCGGTTAGTAATCGGTTCGGAGTCGACGAGCACGCCGTCGCAGTCGAAGAGTACGGCGTCGAAAGGGAAATCGGCCATCGGGGCGTGTAGAGAGAGGAGGTGGGGAAGCGGGAAAGCATACCTCACGGGTGGGCGATAACCCTTCATTTGCACAACGCCTGCTGTCATCGAGCCGACAGTGGCCCGTGAATCACACAGTCGGTCAGCCCATCTTCCACGTCATCAAACTTCCTGCCAAACAAAGCGACGGATTTTTCCCGCTGCCGCGTTCAACCAGAAACGAAGCCGCTTCTGACTTCGCCTCTTAGGGAGAAACCAACATGACATCGACCAAACCGGTCCGCCTGCTGAGCTCGGTGATTCTCGCCACGTTGACCTGTGCCGCCACGTTGACGGCCGCACCGGCCTTCGCGCAAGCCGTGATCGTCGCGCCGATGGCGCCCCCGCCGCCGCGCGTCGAAGTAATGCCGGCGCCGCGTAACGGCTATGTGTGGGATCAGGGCCGCTGGCGTTGGGACCATGGCCGCTACGTGTGGGTGCGGGGCCATTGGCAACCGGTGCGCGTCGGTTATCACTGGGTGCCGGGCCATTGGGTGCAGCGCGGTCCGAACTGGCGCTGGGTCGAAGGCCATTGGGCATGATCCCCGTGTGCGCCGTGGCAACCCACGCTATGAGGGCTTCGGCGCGCCTGAACGCTTTGCATGATTGAACCAGGCAACTTGCCATGAAAACGCTCGTGATAATTCTGCTGGCGACGACGCTCGCCGGCTGTGTGGTCTACCCGGCGCGGCCGGCGGTTTATCGTCCGGCAGTCGTCGTATATTGATCGGGGCGATGCAATCGTCGGCAGGCACAGCAGTACGCAGTGAACGCCCCGCGATTTCGTTATCCGCGCGCGGCTTGCAAACCGCTGCGCGCCCAACCCGAGGTGAGAAGGTGAAGCCAACGTGAGCAGCATCAGAAGGAGTGGCGGCAAGTGAACGACCTTCGTCCGACGACGCGATCCGCGTGGCCGGCGCAACCCCGGCCGCGACGGCCCGGGCCGCCGGGGCCAACGCGATCCGCGCGACGCAGCCGGCTCGCCGCGGGGAGCGTCACGCCTTGAGCGAACGCGATCCCGACGCGGAACTGCTTGAACAGGTCGGCCGGCAAGATCCGGCCGCCGTGCGTTCGCTCGTCGCGCGTAAATTGCCGCGCCTGCTCGCGCTCGCCACACGCATGCTGGGCGATCGCATGGAGGCGGAAGACGTGGCCCAGGAGGTGTTCGTGCGGATCTGGAAGCAGGCGTCGCGCTGGCGCGAAGGCGAAGCGAAATTCGACACCTGGGTCCATCGCGTCGCGCTCAATCTTTGCTACGACCGTTTGCGCGGCCGGCGCGAAGATCCGTACGACGAGCTGCCGGACGAGGCCGATCCCGCCGCGCTGCCCGATGCGCAACTGGAAGCGCGCGCTCAGGACGAGCGGGTGCGCACCGCGCTCGCCGCGCTGCCGGCGCGGCAACGCGAGGCGCTGGTGCTCAACTACTACCAGGAAATGTCGAACATCGACGCTGCCGCCCTGATGGGTATCACCGTCGATGCGTTGGAAAGCCTGCTGGCACGCGCGCGCCGCAATCTGCGCGCTCAACTGGCCGGCAGCGGCCTTAGCAAGGACACATCATGACGCCCGAAAGATTTCATCAGATCGTCGAGGCCTATGGCGCCGATGCGCGCCGCTGGCCGCAAACGGAGCGCGCGGCGGCGCAGGCGTGGGCCACGTTGCACCGCGCCGAAGCCGACGCGTTGCTGACCGAGGCCGCCGGCCTCGATGCGTGGCTCGCCGCCGACAAGGTCGAGCCGCCGGGCGCGGCGCTGCGCGAGCGG contains:
- a CDS encoding mannose-1-phosphate guanylyltransferase/mannose-6-phosphate isomerase, whose product is MQIHPVILCGGSGTRLWPMSRGGYPKQYLKLTGDNTLVQQTVMRLRGVADIAAPIVVTNNDQRFLVAEQLRQVNVAASAIVLEPASRNTAPAIAIAALLALRDSPESLLLVLPSDHVIAGEAAFVKAASAAAQIAKDGFLVTFGITPTEPHTGYGYIRTGASLADGTTAFAVDSFVEKPDAETAQRFIAQGGYYWNSGMFMLKASTYMEELRRFEPEIALQAELSLKAAQHDNDFVRLDEATFSASPNISVDNAVMEKTRRAAVVTVSDLGWNDIGSWTALADIAERDAQSNALFGDVLTDAVSNSYIRAEHRLVAAIGLDNVVIVETADAVLVAHRDQAQDVKKIVAQLNAMGRHESVTHRRVVRPWGSYEGIDSGDRFQVKRIVVSPGAQLSLQMHHHRAEHWIVVKGTALVTNGDKEIVLTENQSTYIPLGVTHRLLNPGKIPLELIEVQSGAYLGEDDIVRFEDTYGRVPKA
- a CDS encoding HAD family phosphatase, whose protein sequence is MADFPFDAVLFDCDGVLVDSEPITNRVLCEMLGELGWQLSVAETMRIFVGKAVRDEAALIEARTGVAITPEWLMQFRARRNAALERELVAIPGSASAVRALHAALNGRIAVASGADRIKVELQLVKAGILDCFEGRVFSGHETPRNKPFPDVYLAAAAGLGVDPKRCAVVEDTVTGATAGVAAGATVFGYCPQELGHSSVTALHGVGAVQVFRDMAELPALLAGWRGA
- a CDS encoding RNA polymerase sigma factor — encoded protein: MRATQPARRGERHALSERDPDAELLEQVGRQDPAAVRSLVARKLPRLLALATRMLGDRMEAEDVAQEVFVRIWKQASRWREGEAKFDTWVHRVALNLCYDRLRGRREDPYDELPDEADPAALPDAQLEARAQDERVRTALAALPARQREALVLNYYQEMSNIDAAALMGITVDALESLLARARRNLRAQLAGSGLSKDTS
- a CDS encoding carboxymuconolactone decarboxylase family protein, with the protein product MSQLKAVDYAAASPEVKAVYDDIKQTRQVEDVNNFWKFIAHHPPTLARTWDSLKDVMAPGALDPLIKELLYVAVSVTNNCGYCVASHTAAARRAGMTDEMFGELLAVVGMANETNRLAVGYRVPIDPAFE
- the cysS gene encoding cysteine--tRNA ligase is translated as MPLALYDTWSRTLRPFTPLRPDHVGLYCCGPTVYDHAHIGNLRTYVFEDVLRRALVQNGYTVRHVVNITDVGHLVSDADDGEDKMEKGSRRTGETAWAIAERYTAAFQHDWRALNLLEPTLWCRATDHIAEQIDFIAELERHGYTYRTADGIYFDTARQDDYGYLARLDITGLQAGKRVAVGDKQRATDFALWKFSPPGSTRQMEWESPWGVGFPGWHIECSAMSAKYLGPWFDIHCGGEDHIAVHHSNEIAQTQARHGTRLANFWLHGHFLMLDAGKMAKSGGDFVRLQTLIERGVDPLAYRYLCLGAHYRSSLRFNMEALDAAQAALDRLRKAYRQWPEGGAPDAEAVARFNAEVDQDLNLPRALAVLWDVVRSDLPAATRRATVDCFDPVLGLRLADWREDVVTIPAGIARLATQRDEARAAKNWSEADRLREQLRIEGWQMEDSANGQVLRPLD
- a CDS encoding YXWGXW repeat-containing protein; translated protein: MTSTKPVRLLSSVILATLTCAATLTAAPAFAQAVIVAPMAPPPPRVEVMPAPRNGYVWDQGRWRWDHGRYVWVRGHWQPVRVGYHWVPGHWVQRGPNWRWVEGHWA